The Polyangiaceae bacterium genome segment ACTTGAGCCCGGAGCGCATTGCGGGCGCCGCACTGACGCCAGCCGATGACGTATACGCGCTGGGACGGCTCATGGAAGATGCCCTCGGCGCGCTCGCGACGCGGCGTCGGGAAGGCAGTGCCGATCACCGGCTGCGGGCGGTCAGCCGCCAGTGTTTGCAGCCCGCGGACCGTCGCCCGCCTGATGCGACCGCGTTCATTGCCTTGCTGCAGAGCGAAGTCGCCGCACCTGTGTGACGATGCGCCTGTGTGACGATACGCCCATGTGACGATACGCCCATGTGACGCCGCGCCTGGGTGGCGCCGCGCCCGCGTGAAGATGCGAGCCGACGCCGCTACCAACGACCCGTCAGGCCGACGAGGCGCGTGCTGCCGCTGACGAACGCGACCATGGCAAGCCCATCCTGGGAGGTGTGATCGGCGAAGGCGTTGCCGACTGCGCCGCCGAGGGCTTCACCCATCAGTGCGCCCGACACGATGTCTGAAGTCCAATGGTGATCGCCGTACCACATGCCGAACGCCACCCCGGCTGCGATGGGGTAGGCGACGTAGCGTGCCCAGCCCCAGTGCGCATTGACGCCTCGCACTGCTCCTGCCGCGGCGAAAACGACGGCAGTGTGTCCACTGGGGAAGGCGCCCAGACCTTGCTGAAAGGGAGCGAACTGTCGCGCGTTCTCCGGGTGCTCCAAGCGATCGGCAGCGGTGGGATCTTCACCCGCATTGGGAAAGCCGCGCCCAACGCTCCACTTCATGCCGCTCACCAGACCCAAGGTCAGCAAGCCGCCTTGAAGGATGGCAGCGGTGGTGCGCCGGGGTTCGCACGCGGAACCGACCACGCTCGCCACGTAGATCAATGTCGCTCCCGCAAGCAGGACGTGCGGCGCGTAGACACTGACGGGTTCGGCATCGTGTCGTCCGCCCAGCGAGCGCTGAGCAAGCAGCCGCGCTTCGTGGTCGAGTCCGCTTGGCGCCATGATCGCTGGCGGAACCAGCGCGGCGCCGAGCAAGGCAAGCGCGCGGGGCCGAGCGATCTGGTCAGCGCTGTCCGGGAGGTGAGACCAGGGGTCGGCCTCGTCGCAAGAGGCAGCGACCGCTGGACTCGCGATCAGCCAGAGCGCTGCGCCGAGCGCAAGACGGGTCATCCACACGCCGCGGGCACTACCACGACCGACCGAGACCGGATCCTCGTGCTCGCCGGGGGAGCAGGCGGTTGCGACCCGGGACCAAGCCCTGCGCGGCCGGCTAGAGTTGCCGACGGACCGGCCCAGGAACCTTCCGCCCCCCATCGCGACCATGATATCTGCTTGACGCGGCGGAAAAATCGCCAATATTGCCCAGGCAAGATTGTCGCATCGGAAAATGCGACAAACTCAGGAGCGCGCCAGAGATGCCCAAGACCTACAGCGATCTGTTCACGGAAGTCCGCAACGCGGTCGAGCTCATCACCCTCGATGCGCTCAAGGCGCGCATGGACCGCAAGGACGACTTCGTCCTGCTCGACGTGCGCGAGAAGGACGAAGTGCGCCAGGGCTACATCCCGGGTGCGGTCCACATTCCTCGGGCGCACCTGGAGATGCAGGCGGAGCAAAAGCTTCCGGATCGCTCGGCGGAGATCATCATCTACTGCGCTGCGGGCATTCGCAGTGCGTTTGCCGCGAAGACGCTGAAGGAGCTTGGCTACGAGCGCGTGCTCTCTGCCAACCCGGGCTTCGTGCGTTGGAAGGATCTGCGCTATCCCATCGAGGCGCCTCCGCAATTCACGGATGCTCAGCTCGAGCGCTACTCACGCCACATCTTGCTACCCGAAGTGGGGGAGCTCGGTCAGCAGAAGTTGCTTCAAGGCCGCGTGCTCTTGCTTGGCGCCGGTGGCCTCGGCTCTCCCGCGGCTTTGTACCTGGCGGCGGCGGGCGTGGGCACCCTCGGGCTGGTCGACGCAGACGTAGTCGACTCGTCCAACCTACAGCGACAGATCCTGCACAGCACCTCTCGGGTAGGCATTCCCAAGGTGGAAAGCGCGGAAAAAGCCCTGCGCGACTTGAACCCGGACGTGAAGGTCGTGAAGTTCCAAGAGCGCCTGCTCAGCGAGAACGTCGATCGCATCTTTG includes the following:
- a CDS encoding phosphatase PAP2 family protein, which produces MTRLALGAALWLIASPAVAASCDEADPWSHLPDSADQIARPRALALLGAALVPPAIMAPSGLDHEARLLAQRSLGGRHDAEPVSVYAPHVLLAGATLIYVASVVGSACEPRRTTAAILQGGLLTLGLVSGMKWSVGRGFPNAGEDPTAADRLEHPENARQFAPFQQGLGAFPSGHTAVVFAAAGAVRGVNAHWGWARYVAYPIAAGVAFGMWYGDHHWTSDIVSGALMGEALGGAVGNAFADHTSQDGLAMVAFVSGSTRLVGLTGRW
- the moeB gene encoding molybdopterin-synthase adenylyltransferase MoeB — encoded protein: MPKTYSDLFTEVRNAVELITLDALKARMDRKDDFVLLDVREKDEVRQGYIPGAVHIPRAHLEMQAEQKLPDRSAEIIIYCAAGIRSAFAAKTLKELGYERVLSANPGFVRWKDLRYPIEAPPQFTDAQLERYSRHILLPEVGELGQQKLLQGRVLLLGAGGLGSPAALYLAAAGVGTLGLVDADVVDSSNLQRQILHSTSRVGIPKVESAEKALRDLNPDVKVVKFQERLLSENVDRIFGEGWDAIVDGCDNFPTRYLVNDASLFHKIPVVHGSIFRFDGQVTTFMPFDGPCYRCLYPEPPPPEHAPSCAEAGVLGILPGIIGTLQATEAIKLILGQGDPLAGRLLTYDSLRMTFRTLRLRRDTACPACGENPTIKEYIDYEGFCAGGN